CATTTATTGCTACGCGCGGCCGTTCCATGAATACCTGGGTTTCTCGTCGGGCATCGATTTCGAAACGCGCATCATGGTGAAGGAAGACGCGCCGGAACTCCTTCGCAAGGAATTATCCTCCCGCAAATGGAAGCCGCAGGTGATCGCAATGAGTGGCGTCACGGACTGCTACCAACCGGTCGAGCGCAAGTTGAGGCTCACCCGTCGCTGCTTGGAAGTCCTTGCCGAATTTCGCAACCCCGCAGGCCTCATCACAAAAAATGCACTGGTCACCCGCGACATCGATGTTTTGTCCGAACTCGCGCGGCACCACGCGACTGCGGTGTTTATTTCGCTCACGACCTTGCAACCCGGAATTCGAAAGGTGATGGAGCCGCGGACCTCGCCCCCCGCCGCGCGTCTGGATGCAATTCGTCAATTGTCCCAGGCAGGCATTCCGGTCGGTGTGATGCTGGCGCCGATGGTTCCCGGGCTTACTGATTGCGAGATCCCTTCGCTGATTCAGGCGGCGGTTGAGGCTGGAGCCAAATTCGCCGGATATGTTGCCTTGCGCCTGCCCCATGCCGTGGCCCCCATGTTTGAAAACTGGCTGCAGGAGCATTTCCCCGATCGGAAAGAAAAGGTGCTGAATCAGGTTCGATCAATGCGCGGTGGCAAGCTCTATCAATCACACTGGGGCGAGCGGATGCGCGGGGAAGGCATCATTGCGCAACAGATGGAGAAATTGTTCGAGGTCGCCTGTCGCAGATACGGAATCGCAGGTGGGCGTCCGCAGTTGTCCACAGCGGCGTTTCGTCGCATTGAAGGCGGGCAGGCTGAACTCAACCTTTCCCTTTGATGCGGAACCCGGGCGCGTCAGCCTTTGCTTGCTTCGTTCTTGGCTGCCAGCAAGGAAGTGTCGCCCGTCATACGCGTTGTGTCTGACGGGCCCGCCGCGGGAACCTGCGGGTGTTCTGCCGTTCGCCATGGGACTTCAAAGATTCGAACGGCATTTCGGATCCCCTTCACTTTTTCCGACGGCAGAGAAATGCACGTTGCTGCCAGGGCCGGGTCGTCCCGCCGGAGGCGCTCAAATGTGGCGCCACTGATCAAAATGCGTCCGCGTCCCGACAAGCTTTCCAAGCGGCTGGCGAGATTCACCTCCCGCCCAAACACCGTGTAGTTGGAGATATGCGCTTCTGAACCCATCAACCCGACCGTGGCAATTCCAGTATTGATGCCGCTGCCGAGGGTAAGGACTGGCAAGAGAGTGAGGGCCGGCTGTCCTGCGGCCGCTCGAATGGCGTTCTCCGACTCTCGCTGCTGGTTTTCAATCTGCCGCCGCTGGTTCAATTCCGACAGGCATCTCTGCGCTTCAATAGCTGCTTTCACGCATGCGCACGCGTGCGACGGGTTCGGTGTAGGCGCTCCCCAAAAGGCCATGACACAGTCGCCAATATACTTGTCCAGAGTGCCTTCATGCTTCTTGACGATGTCGGCGACGAGCGCCAGATAGGTGTTTACCGTGGCGAGCGTCTCACGCGCTTGTTCATCGTAGTATTTTTCCAGTTCAGTCCCGGCCAGCCCAGCCGCCGCCGCGTAATTCTCAGCGCGCTCCTGGTGGGCATCGGTAAACTCAGTGAATCCACGTATGTCAGCGAACAGCACTGTGACTTCCCTGCGAGCGCCCCCCAACGCCCAGTCCTTTCTGTCCAGCAACTCGTGCACGATGTTCGGCGATACGATCCGTGAAAAGATTGATTTAACGCGTCGCTGTTCAGCCTGTTCAAACATGACTCGAAACGTCACCAACGAGACGTGACTCAGGAGCAACCCCCCTGCAACCGGCATCACGACGGGCAACCAAAGACGCTGGTCAATGAAAAGGATCCAGGAGATCGCCACGTACGCGACGATCATCAACACGATGCACGATGAGGCGATGAGAATGCGGCGCGTCCATGTTACCCAGGCCGAAGCGGCGCCGAGCAGAATAATGATCGCGAGATCGACAGGGGTCGACGTTCGCTGAATGAACCGGCCCGTGAGAACCGAATTCGCAACGTTCCAATGGGCGCTGGGAAGAAACGTGTCCTTTTCGAGAGGCGTGGCGCCTCGATCGCTGAGATCGTTGCCGATGGCTGTGGATCCGACCAGGACAAGTTTGTCCGCCCAGGGACTCGGAAGATTCGTTTCGCCCCTGGCACGAGCGCGTTCCTGGATCAGCAGAGTCTCGATCGGTTGCTTGAAAAGGTATGGATCCTTGAGCCTTACAGCCCAATCAATCGGGAAGCAGCCGTCTTCATCAACAAACAGGACCCGTTTGTCTCCCGCATCGTTTCGAAGGACAATTCTCCCGTGGCGGAGATCGACCTCAGCCTCTGCCAGGTTCAAATTGAGCTGACGTGCTGCGAGGACAATTCCCATGCTCCAGATGCGTTCTACGGTGAAGGGGCGGCTCGTTCGCGAGGTTCCTTCCGGCAGGGATTCCCCTACAAAGTCAGCGAGGTCAAACTCTCCCTTCAGG
Above is a genomic segment from Verrucomicrobiia bacterium containing:
- a CDS encoding PA0069 family radical SAM protein; translation: MPCPSEPTPTRGTLLNPVNRFEQIAMERDENWNPDEDPLPQTRFLRDKSQTIIAYNDSPDIGFEASINPYRGCEHGCIYCYARPFHEYLGFSSGIDFETRIMVKEDAPELLRKELSSRKWKPQVIAMSGVTDCYQPVERKLRLTRRCLEVLAEFRNPAGLITKNALVTRDIDVLSELARHHATAVFISLTTLQPGIRKVMEPRTSPPAARLDAIRQLSQAGIPVGVMLAPMVPGLTDCEIPSLIQAAVEAGAKFAGYVALRLPHAVAPMFENWLQEHFPDRKEKVLNQVRSMRGGKLYQSHWGERMRGEGIIAQQMEKLFEVACRRYGIAGGRPQLSTAAFRRIEGGQAELNLSL
- a CDS encoding adenylate/guanylate cyclase domain-containing protein, with translation MKLKAAKPAPLLIAVSAVVVVCVLYVLELDFLERIERMTFDHRVRDAARFSPPVATNLGFIYIDDRSIDFVRTNRTLGYRYGLYWPRQVYGRLVRELAAQNAKAVAFDVIFAELREDHFSSQVQMPDGTLLDSDQYFALQLRNAGNVVLADAKGLTPPDLFSTNALALGDISTDMTKDPDGVLRRANAFHVRTNWHSLFRQVEADPEFGVDLRRAQIRSNEIVLPRDPHEAIRIPLNLKGEFDLADFVGESLPEGTSRTSRPFTVERIWSMGIVLAARQLNLNLAEAEVDLRHGRIVLRNDAGDKRVLFVDEDGCFPIDWAVRLKDPYLFKQPIETLLIQERARARGETNLPSPWADKLVLVGSTAIGNDLSDRGATPLEKDTFLPSAHWNVANSVLTGRFIQRTSTPVDLAIIILLGAASAWVTWTRRILIASSCIVLMIVAYVAISWILFIDQRLWLPVVMPVAGGLLLSHVSLVTFRVMFEQAEQRRVKSIFSRIVSPNIVHELLDRKDWALGGARREVTVLFADIRGFTEFTDAHQERAENYAAAAGLAGTELEKYYDEQARETLATVNTYLALVADIVKKHEGTLDKYIGDCVMAFWGAPTPNPSHACACVKAAIEAQRCLSELNQRRQIENQQRESENAIRAAAGQPALTLLPVLTLGSGINTGIATVGLMGSEAHISNYTVFGREVNLASRLESLSGRGRILISGATFERLRRDDPALAATCISLPSEKVKGIRNAVRIFEVPWRTAEHPQVPAAGPSDTTRMTGDTSLLAAKNEASKG